A region of the Caballeronia sp. TF1N1 genome:
GTGCGATGCGGGACTGGATTTTGCTCCGAACTATGCGGCAATACCCGAATCGGACAGGCGATTCCCGGATTCAACTGTCACCAGGAGGTTAAAATGAAGAAAGTGTCCGTGGCTGTTCTGTTGTCGTTGAGCGCGATTGCATCGGTGGCCTATGCTCAAAGCGAGCAAGGCGTGACGATGAGCACCGATCCCGCGAAGATCGCGGACGTCGAATCGCGCGCACAAGCTCTGCAATCGTCGCAGCAAGACAGTATGCAAGGCATGCATTCGCAGCCCGTGCATAAGTCGGGTAGTCATCACAAGAAGTCGCACGGCAAGTCGACGACCGGTTCGAGCCAGTAAGTTCGCTTCCGGCCGCACGGCTAGTTCTGTCGCGCTGCGCTCTGGTGCGTGAGCACCTCGGGCGCAGCGTAATCAGCGAACAAGCCAATCGCCGCTTGATATCTTCGGTAGTCCTGCAACTGATTGCGCCGAGACGGGGTACATCAGGCAATCGATGCGCGTTCTCGTGCCATCCAATTCCACTTCGACGTGCATCCGGTGCGAGCGAAACAGTCCTTCCACACCGGGATACACCTCTTCGATTTCATCGAGCACAGGCACAAGCGATTCTTCGATTCGATAGATATCGCCACGAATCGGCGCACCGGTATCGCCATCGAGCACTAGTCCGGGATAAGCGCCGAAATCGAAAAGATGACCGCGCACGTGCGCCGCGCCCAGATACTCCGGTGTCGCCAGATCATGGCGCTCTGCCGCGCGATTGATATCATTGGCTTCGCCCGCG
Encoded here:
- a CDS encoding gamma-glutamylcyclotransferase, with the translated sequence MQYVFVYGTLRAGEANDINRAAERHDLATPEYLGAAHVRGHLFDFGAYPGLVLDGDTGAPIRGDIYRIEESLVPVLDEIEEVYPGVEGLFRSHRMHVEVELDGTRTRIDCLMYPVSAQSVAGLPKISSGDWLVR